The sequence GATGGCGCGGCAAAAACTGCATTGATTGAATACGGAGCTTCTTATATTACTTCTCCGGACAATATCGATGAAATTAAAAATGCATTTGTGCAAATTTATTCCGATTACTCGGAGAACAAACTGCCTGTTCCGACTGAAGAATTTGTCGCCAAACACGACAGAAAATTATTAACCGAACAATTAACCAAGCTGTTTCAATTTAGTTTGAGGGAACCGATATGAAAGTTGCAGTAATCGGGGCGGGGGGAAGAGAACATGCTCTTGCTCTAAAAATCTCCCGGAGCCCTTTATTAGAAGAACTTTTTATTATCCCCGGCAATCCGGGCACGAAAAAGTTAGGTTCGAACATTCAATTAAATCCCGATAATAACGACGAAATCGTAGAGTTTTGCCTGGCTCAAAAAATTGAGCTGGCAGTAGTCGGTCCTGAGAAACCGCTAACAAACGGTTTGGCAGACGCCCTCAGAAGTAAAGGAATTAAAGTGTTCGGTCCGGATAAAAATGCCGCCAGGATTGAAGGCGAAAAATCTTTTGCAAAAAAATTAATGCAAGATTTCAATATTCCTACCGCTGATTTTAAAGTATTCGCAAAAGATCAATATCGGGATGCTTTGGAGTATCTGGAAAATTCAACCTTCCCCGCCGTAATCAAAGCGGACGGTATTGCCGCAGGCAAAGGAGTTGTTATAGCAGATAATTTCGAAGAAGCAAAAGCGGCAGTCGACGATTGCTTTCTTAATTCTGCGTTTGGCTCCGCTGGCGATAAAGTTGTAATTGAAGAATTTATGACGGGACAGGAAGCCTCGGTTTTTGCAATAACCGACGGGAAGGATTACGTAGTGCTACCGGCAGCGCAGGATCACAAGAGAATTGGCGAAGGCGACACCGGCAAAAACACGGGCGGCATGGGAGCTTACGCTCCGACTCCCTTTGTAGATGACGACATGATGAAAAAAATCGAGGATGAGATAATAAAGCCTACGATTGATGCAATGCGAGAAACGGGCAATGAATATATAGGTTGTCTTTATTGCGGTTTGATGTTAACTCCTGACGGACCTAAAGTAGTTGAATACAATTGCCGTTTCGGCGATCCGGAGACCCAAGCCGTGCTCCCGCTTTTGCAAGGTGATTTTCTTAAATTGCTTTACACAGCTGCTTCGGGCGCTATCGACAAATCTGCGGTTTCGTACACCGGTGGCTCTTCGGTTTGTGTGGTAGCCGCATCAAAAGGTTATCCCGGACCTTATGAAAAAGGGAAGGAAATAAGAGGACTTGACATTGAAGACCCGCAAATTATAGTTTATCATGCAGGCACCATAGAAAAGGAAGGACGAATCTATACAAACGGAGGTAGAGTGTTAAATATTACGTCCGTTATTAACGAAAACAGCTTAATCAAAGCTAAGCAAAAAGCATACGAAGGATTAACTAAAATATTTTTTGACGGTATTTATTATCGAAAAGATATTGCTGATAAAGCTTTGAAAAACCGGGTTGACTGAATCAACCCGGAGGCCAGTTAAGCTTTCTTCCTCCCAAAAGGTGCATGTGCAAATGGTATACTTCCTGTCCCGCATCCCGACCGGAATTGATTACCAGCCGGTATCCGCTTTCTGAAACTCCCAAATCTTTTGCGATTTTATTGGCGGCTTCGAACATATCTGCCAATAATTGACCGTGCTCCGCGGGATTGATGTCTTTTGCGGTTTCGATATCGGTAATTTTGGGAATTATCAGAACGTGGACAGGAGCCTGAGGATTAATGTCCCGGAATGCCAATACCGTGTCGCCTTCGTAGACGATATCGGCGGGTATCTCTTTACGGATAATTTTCGAGAAAATTGTTTCTCCCATTACTGCTCCTTTTCTATACCGTATTTTTTATTTTATTGTAAAGATGGCTTCTCTGAATGCCAAGCAATTCTGCGGTTTTGCTAATATTCCAATCGTTGGCTTTTAATTGTTTTTCGATAAATATTTTTTCCGATTTTTCCTTGAATTCCTGAAATGAATTTACTGACGAGAAAAGTTCGTCTGTCTTTATCTGTGTATCGGGCAGATGCGGCAGCAAATCGTTTTTCTTAATTTTATCGTGCGGTATCATAATTACGGCTCTTTCCACAAAGTTTCTCAACTCTCTCACATTGCCTTTCCACGGTAAATTTTTCAAATATTCAACTGCGTCTGCATCCCATTCTTTTGGATTGAATTTATTCTTTCGGCAGAAGAAATCGGAAAAATGTCGAATCAGCAAAGGTATATCTTCCTTTCTTTCCCGCAAAGGAGGAATATGTATCGGTATGACGTTCAAACGGTGGTATAAATCTTCCCTGAAATTTCCTTTTTCAATCTCTTCGATCAAATTTTTATTGGTAGCCGAAATGATTCTCACGTCGACTTCAATTTTGCCGCTGCCGCCTACTTTTTCAATTTTGCCTTCTTCGATTGCACGAAGAACCTTTGCCTGCGCCTGCAGGCTCATATCGCCGACTTCGTCGAGGAACAGATTGCTGCCGTGGGCAAGTTCGAACTTACCGATACGGTCTTTGATAGCGCCGGTAAAAGCTCCTTTTTCATGCCCGAACAATTCCGATTCGATTAATTCCTGTGGAATCGCAGCGCAATTGACTTCGATCAATTCTTTGTCGGATCGGTTGCTCTTTTTATGAATTTCCTGGGCAATTAATTCCTTGCCGGTGCCGTTTTCGCCCGTTATAAGAATTCGAGCATCCGTTTTAGCGACTCGTTCCACAGTTTCGAGAATCGATTCAATGGCTCTGCTGTTGCCGATGATTTTATTTTCGTATTCTACAACGGCTTTCAGTTTCTTATTTTCTCTGCGTAATTTATACTGAAGGAAAGCGTTTCGGACGGATATTAACAATTTATCGCGGTCTATCGGTTTTTCAATGAAATCGAAGGCGCCAAGTTTTGTCGCTTTTACCGCATTGCCGAGATTAGCATGCGCCGAAATAATAATTATCTCGGGTACGTTTTCTTTATCGCCGATTCTATTCAGAATATCAAAACCGCTTAATCCGGGCATTTGTATGTCGAGCAATAATACGCTGTAGTTTCCGTATTCGACCTTTTTTAATCCTGTTTCGGGTTCCGTAGTGTAATCTACTTCATAGTCTTCGTATTCGAGAATCATTTTAATCGATTCGCAAATTTCCTTTTCGTCGTCGATAATAAGCACGCTTTTCATATTTAGAACCTCATAAAAAGGAAATGATAAAAATTCAGGAAATCCGAAGGCATTAAACTTTTATTGCTTCTTAGATTATAACCGTAGAGTTTTCCGAGTCCGTTTACAAGAATATCTTTAAAACTGTAATCGCCTTCGACAAAGAGTTCCTGCTCTATGTTTTCCACAAAAATACCGATAAAATCGGATAAATTGAAACGCCCGAAATTATACGCTATAAAAGCGTTGCCGAAAAAATGCGAAAGTTTGTCTTTATCTCCAAATTCCGATTCCGGCGAGTCGTAAAACAGCTCCGACGGAAGACTTGCCGTGCGCTCATTAAATATCGAATCCGAAGGAGAGGGCAGGGGAATGATTAATCGCGAACCAAAAAGAAATCGCACATTGATTTTGTTGAACGGCAAACACGCTAACGTAAGCGCCAGCATAGTCTCGGAAACATCCCCGTCGTAAAAGTTCAGAACTCTACTGTAAAGCGAATCCACAAGTTGAACATCGTTTAATTTATGTCCGCAGCTCTTAAGCGAAATAATTGTTTCCGAAGCGTAGCCGATTCCTTCGTAGATTGACTGAGCTTTTAAAGCATGGCAGAAAAAAAATACGGATATGATTGAAAGCCCGGAAAAAATTTTTTTCATTTCCCGAGCAATTTCTGTTTATATTTATTTAACAACAATTCCGATGCTTCCACGTAAGAGAGTTTCCCTTCAAGAGTCAATTCCGCCAGTTCGTGAATAAGGCTCGTTTCGATAATTCCGGAAATTTCTTCGTTAATCAGATAATTAAGATTTTCGAGTATGCGTTCTTTCAGTTTGTTCATTCTGTTCGATTCGAGCAGGTTCGACTCAATAAGCGATTTACGATGTTTTTCGATTTCCACAGCCAATTCTTCAATTCCCTTATTTTCGGACGCTACTGTTTTAATAACTTCCGGCACAACTTCTTTTCTGTTATAGAGATGAAGAATAGTTGTTAGGGCAGTATAAGTTGCGTCCACGCCTTGCCTGTCGCTTTTGTTGATAACAAATATATCTGCAATTTCCATCAAACCGGCTTTCATCGCTTGAATCGAATCGCCCGATTCAGGAACCAGAACGACCACAGTTGTATCTGCAGCTTTTGCGATATCGAGTTCCGACTGTCCTACGCCGACAGTTTCGAAAATAATAATGTCATATTGCGCGGCATCGAGCAGATCGGCGGCTTCTACGGCTTTTTTGCTCAATCCTCCCAGACTTCCTCGCGTAGCCATGCTTCTGATAAAAACTCCCGGATCAGAACCGATATCCGACATTCTGATTCTGTCGCCCAAAAGCGCGCCCCCTGAAAACGGACTCGTCGGGTCGACTGCAATAATTCCGACCGTTTTGTTGAGACGCCTGTAGTAGCGCGTCAGTTGATTAGTCAATGTCGATTTTCCGGCTCCGGGCGGCCCGGTAATTCCGATTCGATACGCATTTCCCGTGAATTTATGCAGCGATTTCAATAATTGATTTGCCGAACCGTTTGAAGATTCGATAAGCGTTATTGCGCGGGAAACCGTTTTTTTATCCTGCTCTCTAACTTTTTTTATAAAGTTTTCGTCTGTCATGACTCTCTGTATAAATTGATTTTTCGGATGTATTCTTCCACTTTCGGAGGCACCATAAAAGATACCGGCAGATTGTTCTTAATTCTCTCTCTCAATTCCGACGATGAAATTTCGATTGTCGGCGTATCTAAAATAATTGCATTTTCGAAATACTTGTTTTTCGTACCGGTTTCTTTATCGATTACCCTCTTCATTACCACAAGTTTTGCAAGTTCTACAATCTTGTCCGGATTGTGCCATTTATCGAACACAACCAGATTGTCGTATCCGATAATCAGTTCAATATTGGCGTAAGTTTTTCTAAGTTCTACTATCGTGTCGTAAGTGTATGATATGTTTCCTTTTCTGATTTCATAATCGGTCAAATCGAAATAGGGAATATCTTCAATTGCGAGTCTGAGCATGTTAAGACGGTGAATCGGATTGGAAGAATTTTTATCCGTCTTATGAGGAGAAATATGGCACGGGACAAATATTATCTTATCCAATTTTCTTTTTTCGAGTACGTACTGTGTAGTAATCAAATGACCGATGTGAATCGGGTCGAATGTACCTCCGAATATTCCCACTTTTAGACTCATATTTTCCCGATTATATTTTTAATTATCGATCTTTTCCGCTCGATTTCGGATGCGTAGAAATCTTTTAGATTGCCTCTGCTAATTTTATACTGATGCTTATTAAAAGCCAAACCGATCGCCGTCTTGATGTATAATTTTCTTATGCTTTCGTCAATCCAGCCCCTTTTGAATCTTTTGTTGGAGACAAGTATTAATTTATGTTCATTGGGAATATCTTCTTCAAAAAGTTCCTTTTGAAGAATCAGTTGTTCTTTTGCCAGCGAATACCTGAAAAACATCACAAAAAATATTGTCAAAGCAATTATAAAAATCAAACCGAAATAAAAAGTTTCCATAAAACTGACGGAAAAATTCCATGCGCCGTGAATAAGAACCGCTGTAAAATAACCTCCGAATATCAGATAAATCTTTGAAACGCCTTCGGAAAATTTTGCCATTCCTAACATTGCGCCCACAACCGACGTCGATATCATGTGCATTATAATTGTAAACGAAGAGCGTATAACGACCAGAACGACCCAGTATTTAACGAGACCCTCGTAAGTAATAAAGTAAATAAAATTTTCGGTCATCCCGAACCCGAGTCCTATGGCTCCGCCGTAGACAAGCCCGTCAGTAATATTATCGAATTTCATCGATCTGAAAGAAAAGAGCAAAAAAAGACCTTTGGCAAATTCTTCCGCTACCGGCGCTGAAACCACGGCTTCTAATAAGTCCGGAAATATACTGTTGCCGAAAGCAGTCGTTATAAAATAACTGCCGGCAGCTCCCACAATTACCGCTCCCACTGCCCCCCATATAAAATGGAAAAAAATAAATGAAACGGGCTCCGGTTCGTTTTTATCCGTCTTCCAGATAAAGTAAAGATAGAGCGAAGCCGGCAAGAGTGAAGCTATTGATGAAATAATTATCAGCATTTGAACGGTCTCAAATATTTAACTATTCTTGATTATAAGGATATCACATACTATATTTTGAGGTAATTTTTTGCTCTTTGTTAAAATGATTATAAAATATACAAATTTTTCAGACGGTATCCATCAGATTAAATTCGACGAACCGGTTAAAAATATCGGTTTGGACGAGAGTTTCTACGGCAATGTAGTAGTCAATTGCAGGATGGATAAATCGGCGCATCAGATAATAATCGATTTCGATGTGGACGCAAGCGCCAGATTGACGTGCGACAGATGCAATTCAGAATACGAAACGAGTTTGCACAATCATTTTCAGTTGAGTTATCTCTTTTCAAAAGAGAACTCGCGCCTGGAAGAATATAATGTTTTTTATTTGTCGCCGGACGAAGACAAAATCGACATAACGAAAGACGTGTTCGATTACGTCGAATTGGCGATACCTCTGAAAAAATTATGCAAAGAAGAATGCAAAGGTCTCTGTCCTCATTGCGGTCAGAATCTGAACGAAGGCAGTTGCAATTGCGATATAAAAGTTGATAATGATATTTGGGAACCACTGAAAAAATTGAAATTCAATAACTAAACAAAGGTCGAACGATGCCTAATCCGAAACGTAAAATGTCAAAAAGCAGGAGAGATAAGCGCAGAACTCATTACAAAGCTTCGGCTCCTTCCTTAAGTCGCTGCTCTCAATGCGGTGAATTGAAATTAAGTCACCGCGCTTGTCCTAATTGCGGATACTATGCTGGCAAGTCAGTATTTGTACCGGAATCATAAAAATAATCATTGTTTAAATGAATTCTAATATTTCCGACATCAAATGTAGAATTGCAATTGATGCTATGGGGGGAGATTATGCCCCCCTTAATAATATCCTGGGCGCTCTCGATGCAATTAAAGAAGACAATTCGATCGATATCACTTTGATTGGCAACCGCGAGGAAATTCTAAAGACTCTCGCAAAAGAAAAAATCGAGCTTGACGAAAATCTTATTCATCACGCCTCTCAAACAATCGAAATGGACGACTCGCCGGTTT comes from Melioribacter roseus P3M-2 and encodes:
- the purD gene encoding phosphoribosylamine--glycine ligase, translated to MKVAVIGAGGREHALALKISRSPLLEELFIIPGNPGTKKLGSNIQLNPDNNDEIVEFCLAQKIELAVVGPEKPLTNGLADALRSKGIKVFGPDKNAARIEGEKSFAKKLMQDFNIPTADFKVFAKDQYRDALEYLENSTFPAVIKADGIAAGKGVVIADNFEEAKAAVDDCFLNSAFGSAGDKVVIEEFMTGQEASVFAITDGKDYVVLPAAQDHKRIGEGDTGKNTGGMGAYAPTPFVDDDMMKKIEDEIIKPTIDAMRETGNEYIGCLYCGLMLTPDGPKVVEYNCRFGDPETQAVLPLLQGDFLKLLYTAASGAIDKSAVSYTGGSSVCVVAASKGYPGPYEKGKEIRGLDIEDPQIIVYHAGTIEKEGRIYTNGGRVLNITSVINENSLIKAKQKAYEGLTKIFFDGIYYRKDIADKALKNRVD
- a CDS encoding histidine triad nucleotide-binding protein → MGETIFSKIIRKEIPADIVYEGDTVLAFRDINPQAPVHVLIIPKITDIETAKDINPAEHGQLLADMFEAANKIAKDLGVSESGYRLVINSGRDAGQEVYHLHMHLLGGRKLNWPPG
- a CDS encoding sigma-54-dependent transcriptional regulator, whose amino-acid sequence is MKSVLIIDDEKEICESIKMILEYEDYEVDYTTEPETGLKKVEYGNYSVLLLDIQMPGLSGFDILNRIGDKENVPEIIIISAHANLGNAVKATKLGAFDFIEKPIDRDKLLISVRNAFLQYKLRRENKKLKAVVEYENKIIGNSRAIESILETVERVAKTDARILITGENGTGKELIAQEIHKKSNRSDKELIEVNCAAIPQELIESELFGHEKGAFTGAIKDRIGKFELAHGSNLFLDEVGDMSLQAQAKVLRAIEEGKIEKVGGSGKIEVDVRIISATNKNLIEEIEKGNFREDLYHRLNVIPIHIPPLRERKEDIPLLIRHFSDFFCRKNKFNPKEWDADAVEYLKNLPWKGNVRELRNFVERAVIMIPHDKIKKNDLLPHLPDTQIKTDELFSSVNSFQEFKEKSEKIFIEKQLKANDWNISKTAELLGIQRSHLYNKIKNTV
- the meaB gene encoding methylmalonyl Co-A mutase-associated GTPase MeaB, with translation MTDENFIKKVREQDKKTVSRAITLIESSNGSANQLLKSLHKFTGNAYRIGITGPPGAGKSTLTNQLTRYYRRLNKTVGIIAVDPTSPFSGGALLGDRIRMSDIGSDPGVFIRSMATRGSLGGLSKKAVEAADLLDAAQYDIIIFETVGVGQSELDIAKAADTTVVVLVPESGDSIQAMKAGLMEIADIFVINKSDRQGVDATYTALTTILHLYNRKEVVPEVIKTVASENKGIEELAVEIEKHRKSLIESNLLESNRMNKLKERILENLNYLINEEISGIIETSLIHELAELTLEGKLSYVEASELLLNKYKQKLLGK
- the nadD gene encoding nicotinate-nucleotide adenylyltransferase; amino-acid sequence: MSLKVGIFGGTFDPIHIGHLITTQYVLEKRKLDKIIFVPCHISPHKTDKNSSNPIHRLNMLRLAIEDIPYFDLTDYEIRKGNISYTYDTIVELRKTYANIELIIGYDNLVVFDKWHNPDKIVELAKLVVMKRVIDKETGTKNKYFENAIILDTPTIEISSSELRERIKNNLPVSFMVPPKVEEYIRKINLYRES
- a CDS encoding PrsW family intramembrane metalloprotease, whose protein sequence is MLIIISSIASLLPASLYLYFIWKTDKNEPEPVSFIFFHFIWGAVGAVIVGAAGSYFITTAFGNSIFPDLLEAVVSAPVAEEFAKGLFLLFSFRSMKFDNITDGLVYGGAIGLGFGMTENFIYFITYEGLVKYWVVLVVIRSSFTIIMHMISTSVVGAMLGMAKFSEGVSKIYLIFGGYFTAVLIHGAWNFSVSFMETFYFGLIFIIALTIFFVMFFRYSLAKEQLILQKELFEEDIPNEHKLILVSNKRFKRGWIDESIRKLYIKTAIGLAFNKHQYKISRGNLKDFYASEIERKRSIIKNIIGKI
- a CDS encoding YceD family protein, with the translated sequence MLFVKMIIKYTNFSDGIHQIKFDEPVKNIGLDESFYGNVVVNCRMDKSAHQIIIDFDVDASARLTCDRCNSEYETSLHNHFQLSYLFSKENSRLEEYNVFYLSPDEDKIDITKDVFDYVELAIPLKKLCKEECKGLCPHCGQNLNEGSCNCDIKVDNDIWEPLKKLKFNN
- the rpmF gene encoding 50S ribosomal protein L32, which produces MPNPKRKMSKSRRDKRRTHYKASAPSLSRCSQCGELKLSHRACPNCGYYAGKSVFVPES